The DNA window CTCTGAGCAGATTTAGGACTCTCACCACGTTTTGTTGTCTGGGCAAAGCGGCATCCCGGCAGCGTTGCTCCGAGTGGGTGTTTACCATTGACTCTTGGAAATCACCCTGCAAGAGAAGGATACGCGGCCTATGAGTGAACTCCAGCAACTTCTGGGTGAAATTTCCCACTGCCCCGTCGTGCGTGAAATCCGCCTCGGAAACTCGACTTCCTCTTGCGCCTGTCGCCAAATTGTCAGCGTTCAGACCGGAGCGGATTTCCAGGTGCCTGAGCCGTGGTCTGGACAGATCGACATCGCGCCTCTGCTCTTCATTAGCTCGAATCCATCGATTGATGAACACGAGGATTACCCATACGCATCTTGGGAATTCTCCAAAACGGCGGACTTCTTTAGCAACCGGTTTGCGCTGGCTTCTGGATGGGTGAAAGATGGGCTTTACCCCCGCCAGATTGATGGCTCCTGGAGCAAAGATTGGGTACGTTTCTGGGCGTCCGCTAGGGGGCGGTCGCGCGAGATCTTGCAGAGGAAAATCGAGCCGGGAATAGATTTTGCGCTGACGGAAGTCGTCCATTGCAAATCGCGCAGAGAATATGGGGTCAGTGAGGCGCGGGACGAATGCGCCAACCGCTATCTTCAGAGGGTAATCTCTGTGTCGGCTGCGAAACTCCTGATTGTGTACGGCAAACAAGCAGAGGGTGTGGTTCGTCGTCATTTTGGTCCTGCGATGACGGCTCTCGGGCACGGTCTCAGTCTTATATTGATCGGAGATAGACCTCGAATGCTGGTGTTCTTGCCTCATCCGAATGAGCGTGGTTCGAAAAAGACTGTAGAGTCGAACGTCGGGACTAAGGGCCTCACCCTGATTCGTGCCCACGTCAAGGGACGCGACGTTGTGGACGAAGGAGACTGAATCGTGGTGCGAGCGGGGTATAGCGTGCGTTACGATTCAGCGTGAACGGGACGGAGATAAAAGCAAAAATCGGGGACGCCTCGTTTGTTTCGACGCGTTACGTTGCAGATCATATGGCGCGTTCGCATATGCCATCGCTGACTAAATCAGCCAAGAAGGACGTGGCCTGCCTCGCCAACATCGAGGACCTGATCAAAACTCCTAATTCCACGTTGCGATTCTGAGCCGCCTCAGTAAAATTTGCAGACGACACGAATAGTTCCGCTTGGTCGAGAATTACACACTTGGCGTGAAATGCCACTGACGGCCCCATGGGGGCATCCAATGGCCGTCGGTCATAATAGACCTCGGGTAGGCGATGATTCTCGGGCCAGTGGCGTGTCGTGAATTCCTGAGCGAAACGTTTGACCGAGGCAACAGAGGATGCGTCTTCTAGTCGCACAGCGAGATTCAGGAAGAGACGGACCTGTAGCGACGGTTTTTGCTCCATGCGCATTGCAAGCTCTTGAAAAATTCTTTTTCCCTGATGGACCGCATAACCGGCGACCGTCACGCTTAGTTCTGCCCGCTTGAAGAGATCGGTCACAACAACTCGGGTACGCGCTGGCTATCTTCCAGCTTCTTCTCCAAGATGTGCTTCCTCTGCGACTCCAAGAGAGTCCGCATTTGGCGGGACTCATCTTCGCCACGCTTGGACAACTTCTCGGTAGCTTCCTTGGCATACTCCAATCCGCGCTCCTGAAGATGCGGGAGCAATTCTTCGATGTCGCGGCTGACAGAGTGCCTCAGAGTTGCTTCGATAGTTTCGTTGGGCGTTCCGCCTGAGAGAAGAGCCTTCTCCAGAAGATCCAACGTCTTTAATTCCGCCTCCCTTGCGTAAGGCAAGAGTGGCGATTTCCGAATGGCGGGGTCGGTCCACCGCGCGGTGACGACAATGATCTCTTCGTGAAGGCGTGCCGCGCCTGGTCCGTAAAGTGCCAAACGACCAAGGAGCAACACACGAGGGATCGCATCGCGCGTTTGCGCTAGACATGCTCGTGAGAGGTCATGGTGGACAAAGCCCTGTGAAAGGAAACGACCGAGAAGACGCTGAACCACCCTCTGTTCAAGGTGGAGTTGAACGACTTCGTCGGTCACAATGCCTGGGTCTTCAAAGACGATAGGGCGAATCGGAGAGGTTCGGCGCCATTCAAAGAGCCGTTGATCGCGAGGTTTGGGTGTGCGGAGACTATCCATCGTCTCAGCCCAGGACGATTGGGTGTCGTCCAATTTCGGCAAGATGAATTGACCATTCCCGGTCGCAATCAGCGGCGGTGCGTTCAACAATTCCAAGGCGCAGGATATGGCCGCTCGGAAATGGTCTTCATCGAGACCCACTTCTCTTTGCGAACGCTCCATCATTGACCGGAGTTGGTCGATTGATACCCGCAGCTCGTTTTGGCGTTCCCTGGTTGATTCAAGCTCTTCTTTGATGTTTCCCGACTTCTCATCGTCAAGTTGGGCTGATTCGATCTCGCGTTCGAGTTGATCGATCTCCCTGCGCCTTATGCCATGCTTCAGGAGTTCGTCCAACTCGTCATCGATGACTTGCGAGAGACTGCCGAGTTCCTCTCGGATCGTCTTCGTCTTTCGGACGACCGTTTCGAGGATGCGGTCTTCGGGACGCTGCTCGTATACAAAGTAGTAACAATAGACCTCCGATGCCGGCTGCAACTTGCGGTCAATGCGGCCATTCCGTTGCTCCATTCTGCTCGGATTCCACGGGACATCGAAGTGAAAGAGATGATTGCAGTGCGCCTGGAGGTTCAACCCCTCACGCGCGGCGTCAGTCGCAATCAGAATCCGGACCGGGTGGGTGTCTGGATCGGCATTGAACGCCTTTTTGATTTGATCGCGCTCATCGCTTGCCGTGGAGCCTCGAAAGGTTCTGATACGTGGAAGTGGATCGTCGGTATCCGCGATTGCTGCACGGAGCGATTGCTCTAGGTAACGAAGTGTGTCTTCATACTCGGTGAAGATGATGATTCTTGTTCGGTTCCAAATTCCCCCTGAACACATCTTCGACCTTATCCATTCGATCAGGTTCCTGACTCGCGCGTCTGGGACGAACCTGTGCGCCTCGGCGAGCTCCGACATCTGCCTGAGTAGATCTTGTTCAAGTGAGTCCTCGTGGGCAGGGAGAACGGCGGCGGTCGCCTTCTCAAACTGCAAATCCTCTTCCGCCGCGAGATCGGGTCCGCTGACGAGCGCCCTTTCGTCGTCGCTACTGAGTCCGCCTTTCAGCAGGTCAAGATCGCTCCGCCCAGGGATTGAGCTCGGCATCAGGTTCTTCCGCTGCTTCTCCACGGTCCGCTGATGGACCTTAAGTGTCCGCGCGAATGCTTCGATAGAGGAGAAAAGTCTTTGCTGCAACCCGCAAATGAGAAGTCCGGACGCTGCTTGCGCCTTCTTGGTTTGATTCTCAAGGCGTGCCTCTCGGGCCTCTTGGTACTTTGAAAGGAGGGATGCGAGTCGGAGTTCTGGCGTATCGAGGGGCAGGTCACGAAGGGTGATTTGATCGACGATCCGCTTTGGAAAGCCTCCCTGAATCTCTCGAAGATCCTCTTTGATTCTCCTCACCATGACGTCTTCGCGATTCTGCTTTGTGACCTTCACTCCCCGGCAGAAACGTTGAGGATCGAGAATCTCTAGTAGCGCCGAGAAACTGTTTGAATGCCCGTTGTGCGGCGTGGCCGAAAGGAATAGCCGGTGTTCGAAGCACGGTGCCAAAGCGCGAACCGCGTGCGTAGTCTGCGAATCGATGGCATATTTCTGACCGCCAGCAGGGGCGGCATGGTGAGCCTCATCAAGTATGAGCAGTGTCCCCGGCCGAAACGTCCCAAGCCAGTCGCGAAGGCTTGCGGTATATGCTTCGTCAATCAGTAAACGGTGGGAGATGAGAAACCGGGAATGCGTAGACCAAGGATTGACACTGAAGCCGCGCTCCCGTCTGACTCGCTGAACGTATTCCTTGTCGAGAATCTCGAATTGAAGTCCGAACCGGGAAGCCAATTCTTCCTGCCATTGCAGGAGCATCGACGGCGGACAACTGACCACTATCTCCTTTATTTTCTTTCTGAGGAGCAGTT is part of the Granulicella aggregans genome and encodes:
- the drmD gene encoding DISARM system SNF2-like helicase DrmD, which encodes MIPAFSIQNPVLPEAGAIVHVRQRLYLVEQVVPPPRQGEATLVRLSCVDDDAQGQSLDVLWENELDAEVRNAENWSRIADRGFDPAPRFAAYLNTLRWNCVTSTDPRLLQAPFRAGITLDPYQLEPLRKALRLPRVNLFIADDVGLGKTIEAGLIARELLLRKKIKEIVVSCPPSMLLQWQEELASRFGLQFEILDKEYVQRVRRERGFSVNPWSTHSRFLISHRLLIDEAYTASLRDWLGTFRPGTLLILDEAHHAAPAGGQKYAIDSQTTHAVRALAPCFEHRLFLSATPHNGHSNSFSALLEILDPQRFCRGVKVTKQNREDVMVRRIKEDLREIQGGFPKRIVDQITLRDLPLDTPELRLASLLSKYQEAREARLENQTKKAQAASGLLICGLQQRLFSSIEAFARTLKVHQRTVEKQRKNLMPSSIPGRSDLDLLKGGLSSDDERALVSGPDLAAEEDLQFEKATAAVLPAHEDSLEQDLLRQMSELAEAHRFVPDARVRNLIEWIRSKMCSGGIWNRTRIIIFTEYEDTLRYLEQSLRAAIADTDDPLPRIRTFRGSTASDERDQIKKAFNADPDTHPVRILIATDAAREGLNLQAHCNHLFHFDVPWNPSRMEQRNGRIDRKLQPASEVYCYYFVYEQRPEDRILETVVRKTKTIREELGSLSQVIDDELDELLKHGIRRREIDQLEREIESAQLDDEKSGNIKEELESTRERQNELRVSIDQLRSMMERSQREVGLDEDHFRAAISCALELLNAPPLIATGNGQFILPKLDDTQSSWAETMDSLRTPKPRDQRLFEWRRTSPIRPIVFEDPGIVTDEVVQLHLEQRVVQRLLGRFLSQGFVHHDLSRACLAQTRDAIPRVLLLGRLALYGPGAARLHEEIIVVTARWTDPAIRKSPLLPYAREAELKTLDLLEKALLSGGTPNETIEATLRHSVSRDIEELLPHLQERGLEYAKEATEKLSKRGEDESRQMRTLLESQRKHILEKKLEDSQRVPELL
- a CDS encoding uracil-DNA glycosylase family protein, with the protein product MSELQQLLGEISHCPVVREIRLGNSTSSCACRQIVSVQTGADFQVPEPWSGQIDIAPLLFISSNPSIDEHEDYPYASWEFSKTADFFSNRFALASGWVKDGLYPRQIDGSWSKDWVRFWASARGRSREILQRKIEPGIDFALTEVVHCKSRREYGVSEARDECANRYLQRVISVSAAKLLIVYGKQAEGVVRRHFGPAMTALGHGLSLILIGDRPRMLVFLPHPNERGSKKTVESNVGTKGLTLIRAHVKGRDVVDEGD
- a CDS encoding phospholipase D-like domain-containing protein, giving the protein MTDLFKRAELSVTVAGYAVHQGKRIFQELAMRMEQKPSLQVRLFLNLAVRLEDASSVASVKRFAQEFTTRHWPENHRLPEVYYDRRPLDAPMGPSVAFHAKCVILDQAELFVSSANFTEAAQNRNVELGVLIRSSMLARQATSFLADLVSDGICERAI